The Amblyraja radiata isolate CabotCenter1 chromosome 21, sAmbRad1.1.pri, whole genome shotgun sequence genome contains the following window.
aaatgttgtgacagtacttgcctctggcaacttgttccataccttTTGTGTGCTGTCTTATCCAAaatctaatcaaaaatctgtcaatctctgcctttccacagaatcaccaccctctgactaaagaaattcctcctcatcttctctcTGCTTTTatgctgaggctgtggcctctggtccaaggctctcccactagtggaaacatcctctccacatccactctacccaggccttttaccattgggtaaatttcaatgaggtaccccctcatccttccaaactccagcgagtgcaggcccagtgccgacaaacgctcatcatatgttaacccaccaaTCCCCTAGCATCCTCATACACAAGTACACAAATATAATTTTCAGAACCCAAGCCAAGTTTGGGTGTCAGGAACTGTGGGTAAAAGGAAGTTTTTCAAGGGTGGAAGAGAggcattacgaggatgttgccaggatgagaGAGAGTCTGAGCTCCAGGGagctgagtaggctgggactctatttcttgaagcacaggaggatgaggggtgatcttatagaggtgtataaaatcatgagaggaatagatcgagtaggtgCACAAGGTGTCTTGATAGTAGATGAgttgaggaccagatgacataggtttaaggtgaaggtgaaaagatttaataggcacctgaggggtagctttttcacacagattgtggtgggtgtatcgacaagctgccggaggagggagttgaggctgggactatcccaacgtttaagaaacaattggacaggtacatggataggacaggtttggagggatctggaccaaacgggcaggtgggactagtgtagatgggacatgttggtcagtgcgggcaagttgggccgaagggcctgtttccacgaggcttgactctatgactctaagacgcTATGATACCCAACAGGAAGAGTTTCCTGGACGTGATTATCGctattaaggtgagaaggggaaagctTAAAGGAGACTTGCGGGGAAAATTGTTCAGATAGAGTCTTCtccttgtcgagtccacacaagAGCTGatcacatttctcggcatctgcacacaatggtgtctgtcgtgtcgcttcttgtgcttcttgtgcgtggtggtggaaagattggtggagacagggccgcgacgtgaacactctttccttgaccccgttcACAGAGAGAGGCGCAGGTGCCTTGATCCTGGTaccagagctcggaaaaatgctgaaaagcaggacctccagggttgttatctccggtttgcttccagttcctcgtgctggcgagagcaggaacagggagatacgggacctgaacgtgtggctgaggaactggtgcacggggcagggatttagattcttagatcactgggatctgttttggggtaagggggaactgtacaaaagggacggattgcatcttaacaggtgtgggaccagcattctggcaggcaggtttgccactgctacacgggtggttttaaactgaataaggggggtggggcgtcgaatgggatagtggaggatggagttaaagggaaagggtttcttaaatgtgtgagcgtagagacagaggggtgtaaaatgagggtagaagcaataggtagcaaggtgaaaagtaaaagtggcaggcagacaaaaccaggacaaaaatcagaaagggtcacttttcaacataattgtataaggggtaagagtgttgtaaaaacaagcctgaaggctttgtgtctcaatgcaaggagcattcgtaataaggtggatgagttgaatgtgcagatagctattaatgactatgatatagttgggatcacggagacatggctccagggtgaccaaggctgggagctgaacatccagggatattcaatattcaggaaggatagagagaaaggaaaaggaggtggggtagcgttgctgattagagaggagattaacgcaatggaaaggaaggacattagtttggaggatgtggaattggtatgggtagagctgcgaaacactaaggggcagaaaacgctggtgggtgttgtgtacaggccacctaacagtagtagtgaagttggagatggtatcaaacaggaaattagaaatgcgtgcgacaaaggcaaaacagttataatgggtgacttcaatctacatatagattgggtgaatcaaattggcaggggtgctgaggaagaggatttcttggaatgtatgcgggatagttatctaaatcaacatgtagaggaaccaacgagagagcaggctattttagactgggtattgagtaatgaggaagggttagttagcagtcttgttgtacgtgcccccttgggcaagagtgaccataatatggttgagttcttcattaggatggagagtgacattgttaattcagaaacaatggttctgaacttaaagaaaggtaactttgagggtatgagacgtgaattggccaagattgactggcatttaattctaaaagggttgacggtggatatgcaatggaagacatttaaagactgcatggatgaactacaaaaattgttcatcccagtttggcaaaagaataaatcagggaaggtagtgcatcggtggataacaagggaaatcagggatagtatcaaagagaaggatgatgcgtacaaattagccagaaaaagcagcataccggaagactgggagaaattcagagaccagcagaggaggacaaagggcttaattaggaaaggaaaaatagattatgaaagaaaactggcagggaacataaaaactgactgcaaaagtttttatagatatgtgaaaagaaagagattagttaaaacaaatgtaggtcccttgcagtcagaaacaggtgagttgatcatggggaacaaggatatggcagaccaattgaataactactttggttccgtcttcactaaggaagacataaataatctgccggaaatagcaggggaccgtgggtcaaaggagttggaggaattgagtgaaatccaggttagccgggaagtggtgttgggtaaattgaatggattaaaggccgataaatccccaaagccagataggctgcatcccagagtacttaaggaagtagctccagaaatagtggatgcattagtaataatctttcaaaactctttagattctggagtagttcctgaggattggcgggttgcaaacgtaaccccactttttaagaagggagggagagagaaaacgaggaattacagaccagttagtctaacatcagtagtggggaaactgctagagtcagttattaaagatgggatatcagcacatttggaaagtggtgaaatcattggacaaagtcagcatggatttacaaaaggtaaatcatgtctgacgaatcttatagaattcttcgaggatgtaactagtagcgtggataggggagaaccagtggatgtggtgtatctggacttccagaaggctttcgacaaggtcccacataagagattagtatacaaacttaaagcacacggcattgggggttcagtattgatgtggatagagaactggctggcaaacaggaagcaaagagtaggagtaaacgggtccttttcacaatggcaggcagtgactagtggggtaccgcaaggctcagtgctgggaccccagctatttacaatatatattaatgatctggatgagggaattgaaggcaatatctccaagtttgcggatgacactaagctggggggcagggttagctgtgaggaggatgctaggagactgcaaggtgacttggataggctgggtgagtgggcaaatgtttggctgatgcagtataatgtggataaatgtgaggttatccattttggtggcaaaaacaggaaagcagactattatctaaatggtggccgactaggaaaaggggagatgcagcgagacctgggtgtcatggtacaccagtcattgaaagtaggcatgcaggtgcagcaggcagtgaagaaagcgaatggtatgttagctttcatagcaaaaggatttgagtataggagcagggaggttctactgcagttgtacagggtcttggtgagaccacacctggagtattgcgtacagttttggtctccaaatctgaggaaggacattattgccatagagggagtgcagagaaggttcaccagactgattcctgggatgccaggactgtcttatgaagaaagactggatagacttggtttatactctctagaatttaggagattgagaggggatcttatagaaacttacaaaattcttaaggggttggacaggctagatgcaggaagattgctcccgatgttggggaagtccaggacaaggggtcacagcttaaggataagggggaaatcctttaaaaccgagatgagaagaacttttttcacacagagagtggtgaatctctggaactctctgccacagagggtagtcgaggccagttcattggctatatttaagagggagttagatgtggcccttgtggctaaggggatcagagggtatggagagaaggcaggtacgggatactgagttggatgatcagccatgatcatattgaatggcggtgcaggctcgaagggccgaatggcctactcctgcacctaatttctatgtttctatgtttctatgttaccagagtggtgatgaaggcagatacaatgggaatgtttaagaggtttttagacaggcacatggatatgcagggaatggagggatatggatcaaaagcAGGAAGTTGAGGTTAATGTATCCTGGCATCATGTACATCATAGACATTTTGGGCTAAAGGGACTATTCCTGTGCTATATATTGTTTtagatttgtttagagatacagcacagaaacaggcccttcggcccatcgagtccacaccgaccagtgatccttgcacacaaatgcccctgtcccactaggaaacctgaacggaaacctctggagactttgcgccccacccaaggtttctgtgaggttcccagaggtttttgtcggtctctctacctgcttccactacctgcaacctccggcaaccacctgcaacctccgggaaccgcacggaaaacttgggtggggcgcaaaatctccaaaggtttccgttcaggtttcctaagtgggacaggggcgtgacactatcctacacgcactagggtgaatttacaattttaccgaagccaatttatcTATAAACCcgaacgtttttggagtgtgggaggaaaccggagcatccggagaaaacccacgcaggtcacagggggaatgtacaaactctgtacagacagtacccgtagttaggatggaaccctggtctctggcgctgagaggcagcaactcttccgctgcaccactgtaccgcccctATGTTCTATATAAATGAGGCAATGCTGTGAGTAGTCTTTCGACATTACTTCATCCTCTTTGCAGGTGGCAGTGAGCTTGCAACAGCTGTTGTTCTACTTGTGGAAGTAGTTTTAAGTAAATCACATGACTGCAACTGAGTGATATATTTTGCAACATGACCTGACTCATCTCACCAATTACCAAAATAATTAATTTCAGGATTGCCAATACTTTCTTCCTGGCATTAGACACTATTTCCATGGTTCCATGAACCCAACACTGAGTCATCATGAGGAAGTGACCGATTGCAGTGTCGATATGAAAAACGTTGAAAGCcattgagaggggcaatgtttaaaggagatttttttcacacagaccgGTGGTGGGTGCcaagaacgcactgccaggggtggtggtagaggcagctctatacgatagtggcgtttaagatgcttttggataggcacatgtatatgtctttgtttttacacagagagtggtgaatctgtggaattctctgccacagaaggtagttgaggccagttcattggctatatttaagagggagttagatgtggcccttgtggctaaagggatcagggggtatggagagaaggcaggaatgggatactgagttggatgatcagccataatcatattgaatggcggtgcaggctcgaagggctgaatggcctactcctgcacctattttctatgtttgtatgtctatgtttctattagttcaTGGATAACAGTATTAGATAACTTCAAGTTGCCCTTGCTttaccctctctctccgtcccctcccccttcccagttctccgactacattttatctctgtttgttttgttgtcaccttccccgactTAACAATGACTTGTTCACCATTTCCCTTGATCTTATGCCTCGATTCCGCTTTGTTCTTATCGTGTTGTATGAgtgttggcagaacaatttccctccttggataaataaggttaagtttagagatacagcgtggaaacatttccttcggcccaccgggtccgtgccgaccagcgatccctgcacactaacactatcctacacccactagggacaatttttacatttaccgaagccaattaacaaacaaaggaacccgtacatatttggagtgtgggaggaaaccgaagatctcggagaaaaccctcgcaggtcacggggagaacgtgcaaactctgcacagacagcacccgtagtcgggatcgaacccgggtcttcggcgctacattcgctgcaaggcagcaactctaccgctgcaccaccgtgaccgacaTCTATCACATCGCATCTCCCATATAATTTTCAAAACTCCTgacatagatagatacatagaaaataggtgcaggagtaggccattcggcccttcaagcctgcaccgccattcaatatgatcatggctgatcatccaactcagtatcctgtacctgccttctctccataccccctgatccctttagccacaagggtcacatctaactccctcttaaatatagccaatgaactggcctcgactaccctctgtggcagagagttccagagattcaccactgtctgtgaaaaagtttcttctcatctcggtcctaaaggatttcccccttatccttaagctgtgaccccttgtcctggacttccccaacatcgggaacaatcttcctgcatctagcctgtccaaccccataagaattttgtacgtttctataagatcccctctcaatctcctaaattctagcgagtataaaccaagtctatccagtctttcttcatatgaaagtcctgacatcccagaaatcagtctggtgaaccttctctgcactccctctatggctataatgtccttcctcagatttggagaccaaaactgtacgcaatactccaggtgtggtctcaccaagaccctgtacaactgcagtagaacctccctgctccgatactcaaatccttttgctataaaagctaacataccattcgctttcttcactgcctgctgcacctgcatgcctatcaaagggtgtcaggggttacggggagaaggcaggagaatggtgttgagagggaaagatagatcagccatgattgaatggcaggatagactcgatgggccgaatggcctaattctgctcctcgaaccaATAAACAACAGTCACCAGAATGTGGTTTGAGAACATTTTTTAATGCCGCAGTTATAAATTTACACAAAACCGTCGCAATTCATCACGTTCCCACAAGAATCTTACTTCAGATTTACCTCGTTATAAAATCAAACCTTATTTTATCCCGGATTTCAGACACCCTCAGCTAAAGCAGTCTAATTCagtattaatgtcacgtgtaccgaggtacagtgaaaagcttttgttgcgtgctatccagtcagcgcaaagacaatacatgattacaatcaaaacaGTCCACAGAGTACAAACAGGTAATGATAGCCCACTGCTATTACACATTCAAATCAGTTATTCAGCAGAGCAGGATTCAAGAAATTGTGTAAAATAAAAGCTGTATAGAAGACAATATTTGTTCAACTGTGCCACAATGGCGGATATACAGCATGCAAAATAGGTGGCGAGTGTTCGTctatttaatgtaaaaatattcattttcagaattataatttattaacacaaactgttcccccgcaacgttgattacactgcgaggcgggtcgggtcgggtcgggttactgaaatggatgaaaaaaaggcccacattccgctccgttgcgtactacacgtcagcccattgcgtttagcaggagtggtctatcttgctccgctataggatctttgaattTATCTCTTggagctaacaaaatcaaggggtatgggcaaaaaggcaggaacggggtaccgattggggatgatcagccatggtcatgttgaacggcggtgctggctcgaaggggccgaatggcctacagccTCGCCTATTTCCTATGTAATGTCACAGATTCAACCAGCCGACCAGCACCTATGGTTGCTTCCTACAAAGATTGCGCAGATGCAGTTTGCAGCTGAGTAAATGAGGGAATACCTGGCCGatatcgagggggggggggggaattggggaGAGATCCCGACTAGAAGGCCAGAAACCAGGCAAGAACCATGATGGGAATGGCAAGCATGGAGGCTTGGACTGCCAAGGCCCTGTTGCACAAATCCACATTGCAACACTGAGTGGTGGTGGGATAGGCAACATTGTGATAGACTTCGGTCACGTGCTTCCCACATATATTCTTCTCGGTGCAGCCAGAGGCGAATAATTTTTTGGGACCTGGGGAAAAAAAGGGAAGAAGATAAATCAGCCACGgaaccacacagagagttgcgagtctgtggaatcctctgcctcagagggcggtggaggccggttctctggatagaaacatagaaacatagaaaataggtgcaggagtaggccattcggcccttcaagcctgcaccaccattcaatatgatcatggctgatcatccaactcagtatcctgtacccccgcacacttacactatccaacacacactagggacaattcacaattataccaagccaaataacctacaaacctgaatgtctttggagtgtgagaggaaacccgagATCCTGGaatagacccacgcaggtcacggggcgaacgtacaaactctgtacagacagcacccgcggtcaggatcgaacctgggccgccggcgctgtgaggcagcaactctaccgctgcgccaccgtgcaagtCAGCAAGCCCACTCTGGAACAGGTTACAAGAGCAAGTTGGTCAACACCTGCGGTCATTTGGGTGTCAGGGAGAGAAGGCGGGAgattggagttaggagggagagagatcagccatgattgaatggcggagacctgatgggccgaatggcctaattctgctcctaataaCATGAACACTTCATGGGGGAAGGAGCAATGGGGAACTggcgtgggggaaggggggggcaggagaacaaagggggacctgacgTCGGGGTACTTTGTCTGCGCCCTTTATgtagcaactatttgcataccctgGAACTTGTCACATCTCTATACTATTAAAAGTTTcatcatgtatgtatatatatgtgtatacgtCTGTGTGTCGTCTGTGTCTTTCTACCTTCACCAAAACGCCACGTGCTAGTGGAGGAATGTTCACACATTATTAATCACACTATCCCCTTCGACAAAATAAACTTTCACTTCACATTACATGCTGTATGTCACAAGTTATAGCATTTTAAATATAGCGTAAGCAACTTTTCCAACGGCAAACTTCCTTCAACCCGCGGCAGCagttggggaaaggagaggggaagaggtgaAAGAGGGATTGGggcggggaggaggagaggggaaagacacTGGGgatggtgaggaggaggggggggattgATGGAGATTAAAGGGTAGGGAGGGTAGTTGCCACAtttacactccctctctcgcccctccctctctaccccctccctatctaccctcactcccaccctctcttccccccccctcaccctccctcccactataccccctccctcaccctccctacccccctccctctctgcccctccctctaccctccctaccccctccccctctaccccctccatctctggggattgaagagggagggtgagaaggagtgagtgctgggggatgaggagaaatgagccgcgactgcgcagttgggggccatgagtgagtggtgcaatattgcgttggagaaatgggtggcgttgagggctatgtgtgagtggtggaataatgagttgggggctatgtgtgagaggTGGAAtaatgagttgggggctatgtgtgaacgATGGAAtaatgagttgggggctatgtgtgagtggtggaatgatgagttgggggctatgtgtgagtggtggaataatgagttgggggctatgtgtgagtggtggaataatgagttgggggctatgtgtgagtggtggaataatgagttgggggctatgtgtgagtggtggaataatgagttgggggctatgtgtgagtggtggaataatgagttgggggctatgtgtgagtggtggaataatgagttgggggctatgtgtgaatgATGGAAtaatgagttgggggctatgtgtcagcgGTGGAAtaatgagttgggggctatgtgtcagcgGTGGAAtaatgagttgggggctatgtgtgaatgATGGAAtaatgagttgggggctatgggtgagcggtggaataatgagttgggg
Protein-coding sequences here:
- the LOC116985070 gene encoding sperm acrosome membrane-associated protein 4-like: MKLLFLAVLFVYSITPGAGLQCFQCGMSSAICHSKATCGPNESCFTRTLPTSPKKLFASGCTEKNICGKHVTEVYHNVAYPTTTQCCNVDLCNRALAVQASMLAIPIMVLAWFLAF